The Vespula vulgaris chromosome 14, iyVesVulg1.1, whole genome shotgun sequence DNA segment tctaGGCTggttggaaagaaaatttagcgACCTTTATGAACGAATTGAAAAACTTACAATGTGTTGGCCTTACGACTTTAGGTGCCGCATTAAAACATGCTTTGGATGTATTGAATATAAATCGGATGCAAACTGGGATTGATACGTATGGTCAAGGAAGATGTCCGTTTTATTTAGAACCATCTGTAATTGTTGTTATAACAGATGGTGGAAAATATACGACCAATAGTGGAGTACATCAAGATGTAAGTTGCTATGTATTGTGCAGCTGATGCAAAGGTTATATTCGCGGGATTTTTTTCTCAGTTTTAGTGAATTAAGATTTGTAATTGGTAGCTATACTTTtacataaaattgtttttttactaGTTTACTTTGCCAATGCATTCTCCTATACCTGGATCAGAATTAACAAAGGAACCATTTAGATGGGACCAAAGGCTATTTTCTTTGGTGTTAAGATTATCGGGAACACCGGCCGTCGAACGAGATACGGGTTTAGTTGCAAGTGATTCATCGCCAATAGATGCGATGTGTGAAGTAACTGGAGGTATAACAGCTaaactattttctttcattattgaTTATAGAAGTAGTATTAAAGTGATTAATTGAATCAATAAATTGTAGGTCGCTCATACTGCATAACATCCTTTAGAATGATGATGCAATGCATTGATTCGTTAGTACAAAAAGTTCAATCCGGCgtagtaataaattttgaaaagattGGGCCAGATCCTCCGCCGCTTTCTAATGAGGTACAACATCAGGATGAAGATGAGaacgaagatgaaaataatactaaCAATGGTCCTCGAACTCAGTATTCTACAAACCCAACAGTACCAGGAAACACAGCATGGCATTCTTGTAGAAGATTGATTTATGTTCCACGTTCGGCACAGAAAGGATTTGCAGTTGGCTTTTGGCCAATTCCAGAAAGTTTTTGGCCAGACTTAAGTGCTAGTTCACTGCCACCAAGATCTGCACATCCCAATGTCAAGTTTACCTGTACCAGTCAAGAACCAATGGTGATAGAAAATCTACCATTTGACAAATATGAATTGGAACCTAGCCCACTAACACAGTACATTTTAGCCAGAAAACAACCAACAATATGTTGGCAAGTATTTGTAGCAAATTCTTATAAGTCCAGTGAGGTTGGCCATCCCTTTGGATATTTGAAAGCAAGCACAAACTTAACTTGTgtaaatttattcgttatgCCATATAATTATCCTGTGTTGCTACCCTTATTggaagaattatttaaagtaCATAGGCTAAAACCAACAAACGAATGGAGAACAcagtttcaaaattatatgagAACCATGCCTACTTATTATGCTGCAGTAAGTTACTCTTTCTATGTATccaaatgaaattctttttgaacagagaaaattcatatattgAGTGTGATTATTTACtctatttatttgaatttatatttaaatattctttggATTTTTAATTGCAGTCATTAAGGAGAGCATTAACTAGAATGGGTGCACCTACCCCACTAGCACAAACTCTAATACCTGATAATATGGATAATTCCCTATCATATAgtgttttaaattatttaaaacgcTTGAAAAATCAAGCTAAAATAGAGTTTGATAGATTATGCAACGAAGTTATTTCCAAACAAGTTGCAGCTGCTAATATGAccaaaaatttaacaaattctAGTACAACTACCATAACGGAAGGTGTTAGAGTTATTCCCAGAACaccattaaaaaaagatttggtaagtgatttatatacgaattttatatacattatcaattatttgtattacttTATTAGGTCatgcattaataataatccgTTTTGATtaacgcgtgtgtgtgtgtttagtttaaaaatgcattataagatattttttacagGTATCACATCCCTTGTTGCAAGACAAATTCACAGGACTTAGAGatcaattaaatgaatttggtggatttgtagttggtttagtaaaaaatcaacaacaacagcGTGGTGCACAGAGCTACCGTAATGCTTTTGATGTACCAAGAAAATCGCTTTTGGATCAAGTTGTGAGAATGCGTGCGAATTTTTTGCAACCTGGATTATTACACACAAAACTATTGGATGACGATTATGTTCATTCAATGCCTTTAGCACAGATGGGAAATTatcaagaatatttaaaaaggatGACACCACCTTTAAGAGAGATTGAAAGTGTACCTGTTAGACAACATATGTTTGGTAAATAATTTTGGAAAACTCAGTCTCTTAAAAtgcttattttattaattatttaattgattactttgaaataatattaatatttttaccttGAATGTCCAGGTAATCCTTTTAAAATAGATAAGCGGATGATGGTAGATGAAGCAGATATTGATATGGTTGGAGCAACATCTTCTACTTCAAAAGGTGGTATAAAGCGTTCTTTGCCACCTTCAGATGGGGGAGGGACACCCATTCCAAGACCACCtccaaataaaagaaaaccaGGCCCTATTCCAAAAGATGTAATCGTACGAAGACCTTCATATTCTCCTGCTAATACACCTCCAAGTTCTCCAATACCTTGGATGGATGAAACCAAAAATCAAGTGCTCTcaaattttgaattaaatacttcaccaaatttaataaatgcaAGTCATGTAACAAGTACACCATGTGCAAGTTCACAAGAAAAATTAGTGAACGGACTTGCGGAAATGCCAACAATACCTATTTTTGAAGCTATTTCAGCCGAACACGTTAATAATCATATGGATAGTCCACCTACTTTAACACCAATTGTAGTTAATAATGTTGACAGCTTGAAAAGTGATGTTAAAAGTGAAAGGATAGATCTTGTTAATGTGGAAAGTAATAGACTGCCTTCTAACGATAGCAGCGAAAATAGTGTAAAAATTGAAAGTGCAGTTGAAGATAGATTGACAAATCATGttgaagagaaacgagaaccgaagatagaaaaagaaaaggtcttgtcgaaaaaagaattagaggATATAAGAAGACACAATTTATCAGTCAGAGAACTTGTTTACAAAGAAGTACGAAGACGGGGAACAagtaagtttatttttattttgtgtgTATGCGTGAGAGGGTGCGATAATATCGGCGTCGTTAATTCctaatttaataatcataattatgtatatatatatttgcatacaCTTATATTCAAactgttttcttatttcagaTCACGCAACATTATTTTCGCATCTGCACCAAATTCAAGGAACATTGGATATTCGACTTGCATTTGTGAAAGACATTGTTAAAGAATCGTTACGCTTTAAAAGACGTAATTTAGCTACACTATTAGAAGAATATCTTAAGACTATACAAGAAGACGTTTGGACAGTGAATCACAAGGTGAATCACAATGGTGCCACAAAAATAAGCTAGGCATTAATCGTCTTGTAAAAAAGGATTGTTTTAAAGAAGGCATGAAGCTCTTTTTGAAATGACTTATAAAAAAGTCAATAGAGTATAAAGCACATGCTGTGCATACttttaactttaaaaaaaaaaagaaaaaaaaagaaaaaaaaaagaaaagaagaagaagattagtaatattcaaaaataaatattgcaaaatgCTTGAATAGTAGCAGCAATTTCTATTGATAAATGCACTTTAGGTGTTAACCAAGAAGATACCActcttttatat contains these protein-coding regions:
- the LOC127068948 gene encoding integrator complex subunit 6, translated to MTIIVFLIDTSASMNQRVYLGGRPTLLDVAKSAVETFVKVRQRSPESRGDRYMLLTFEDPPQNIKAGWKENLATFMNELKNLQCVGLTTLGAALKHALDVLNINRMQTGIDTYGQGRCPFYLEPSVIVVITDGGKYTTNSGVHQDFTLPMHSPIPGSELTKEPFRWDQRLFSLVLRLSGTPAVERDTGLVASDSSPIDAMCEVTGGRSYCITSFRMMMQCIDSLVQKVQSGVVINFEKIGPDPPPLSNEVQHQDEDENEDENNTNNGPRTQYSTNPTVPGNTAWHSCRRLIYVPRSAQKGFAVGFWPIPESFWPDLSASSLPPRSAHPNVKFTCTSQEPMVIENLPFDKYELEPSPLTQYILARKQPTICWQVFVANSYKSSEVGHPFGYLKASTNLTCVNLFVMPYNYPVLLPLLEELFKVHRLKPTNEWRTQFQNYMRTMPTYYAASLRRALTRMGAPTPLAQTLIPDNMDNSLSYSVLNYLKRLKNQAKIEFDRLCNEVISKQVAAANMTKNLTNSSTTTITEGVRVIPRTPLKKDLVSHPLLQDKFTGLRDQLNEFGGFVVGLVKNQQQQRGAQSYRNAFDVPRKSLLDQVVRMRANFLQPGLLHTKLLDDDYVHSMPLAQMGNYQEYLKRMTPPLREIESVPVRQHMFGNPFKIDKRMMVDEADIDMVGATSSTSKGGIKRSLPPSDGGGTPIPRPPPNKRKPGPIPKDVIVRRPSYSPANTPPSSPIPWMDETKNQVLSNFELNTSPNLINASHVTSTPCASSQEKLVNGLAEMPTIPIFEAISAEHVNNHMDSPPTLTPIVVNNVDSLKSDVKSERIDLVNVESNRLPSNDSSENSVKIESAVEDRLTNHVEEKREPKIEKEKVLSKKELEDIRRHNLSVRELVYKEVRRRGTNHATLFSHLHQIQGTLDIRLAFVKDIVKESLRFKRRNLATLLEEYLKTIQEDVWTVNHKVNHNGATKIS